One Meiothermus sp. QL-1 DNA segment encodes these proteins:
- a CDS encoding ABC transporter ATP-binding protein, with the protein MLRLEGLRKTYPGFSLLVWLEVGAEETLALLGPSGSGKTTLLRLVAGLETPEAGEIWLGDTPLGPLPPEARRVGLVFQDYALFPHLSVYENIAFGLREARWPAQRIRERVAELLEWVRLEAHAQKRPHQLSGGERQRVALARALAAEPRVLLLDEPLGALDLKLRQELLWELRALLRRVRVPALVVTHDQAEAFALADRVAILREGRLVQQGTPEALYRRPKDAWVARFLGQRNLLSPEASRQVGLPERFHLVPPEAIVLGRGEEARVQERLFKGPTVALEFLWRGQRLYWEGPEQGLYPGDRVLLWVDWSRVVGLEEGPGLPVSTE; encoded by the coding sequence ATGCTCCGGCTGGAGGGTCTTCGCAAGACCTACCCTGGCTTCTCCCTTCTGGTTTGGCTCGAGGTAGGTGCCGAAGAGACCCTGGCTCTTCTGGGCCCCTCAGGCAGCGGGAAGACCACCCTTTTGCGCTTGGTGGCCGGGCTGGAGACCCCAGAGGCGGGGGAGATCTGGCTGGGGGATACCCCCCTGGGCCCGCTACCCCCCGAGGCCCGGCGGGTGGGGCTCGTGTTCCAAGACTACGCGCTGTTTCCCCACCTGAGCGTCTACGAGAACATCGCCTTTGGCCTGCGCGAGGCCCGCTGGCCTGCCCAGCGCATCCGGGAGCGGGTGGCCGAGCTCTTAGAGTGGGTGCGGCTGGAGGCCCACGCCCAAAAGCGCCCCCACCAGCTCTCCGGGGGCGAGCGCCAGCGGGTGGCCCTGGCCCGGGCGCTGGCGGCCGAGCCTCGGGTCTTGCTGTTGGACGAACCGCTAGGGGCGTTGGATTTGAAGCTCAGGCAGGAGCTTCTTTGGGAGTTGAGGGCCCTTTTGCGCCGGGTGCGGGTGCCGGCGCTGGTGGTCACCCACGACCAGGCCGAGGCCTTCGCCCTGGCCGACCGGGTGGCGATTCTGCGGGAGGGGCGCCTGGTGCAGCAGGGCACCCCGGAGGCCCTGTACCGCCGCCCCAAAGACGCCTGGGTGGCCCGCTTCCTGGGGCAGCGGAACCTGCTCTCGCCCGAGGCCAGCCGGCAGGTGGGGCTGCCAGAGCGGTTTCACCTGGTGCCCCCAGAGGCCATCGTGTTGGGCCGTGGGGAAGAGGCACGGGTGCAGGAACGGCTCTTCAAGGGGCCTACGGTGGCCCTGGAGTTCCTGTGGCGTGGCCAGCGGCTCTACTGGGAGGGGCCGGAGCAGGGGCTTTACCCGGGGGACCGGGTTTTGCTCTGGGTGGACTGGTCGCGGGTGGTGGGGCTGGAGGAGGGCCCCGGTTTGCCGGTCTCAACGGAGTGA
- a CDS encoding arsenate reductase ArsC, with amino-acid sequence MGRKLSVLFLCSHNSARSQMAEALLRRIGGDRFDVYSAGLHPSEIHPLTRRVLAEVGLDMERQHAKSLMTYWGESTTSPT; translated from the coding sequence ATGGGGCGTAAGCTTTCGGTTCTCTTCCTGTGCAGCCACAACTCGGCCCGCAGCCAGATGGCTGAGGCTCTTCTGCGCCGAATCGGCGGCGATCGCTTCGATGTCTACAGCGCCGGTTTGCACCCCAGCGAGATCCACCCTCTCACCCGCCGGGTGCTGGCCGAGGTGGGCCTGGATATGGAGAGGCAGCACGCCAAGAGCCTCATGACCTACTGGGGGGAAAGTACAACTTCACCTACCTGA
- a CDS encoding PAS domain-containing sensor histidine kinase translates to MSQSPLEQRDWHLRSILEAIPDDLMLVDQEGHIREYKAGKSPHHLPMDRFLGSTLAELLAEQAEALMEVVRRRLPPEQAPVVQVALEEREFEVRVVPMNEGMALLLFRDITAERQAERLKAEFLAAVSHELKTPLATILGFSELLLYHRHTPEEAREFLENIHHSSLRLRDMVNNLLDTSRLEAGHFSLSCQPTDLHVVLLQTARSFSGVARLGQIDFRWELEPLPILEVDPERVAQVVGNLLSNAFKFCPRGGTIWLRARAHSGVLIEVEDTGPGIPLEEQGQLFRRFGRTPSAVARGVAGTGLGLYISRAIVEAHHGRIWLESEEGRGAKFSVWLPL, encoded by the coding sequence ATGTCGCAGAGCCCTCTGGAGCAGCGAGACTGGCATCTGCGCTCCATTCTTGAGGCCATACCCGACGACCTGATGCTGGTGGACCAGGAGGGCCATATCCGCGAGTACAAGGCTGGGAAGAGCCCCCACCACCTGCCGATGGACCGCTTCTTGGGCTCCACTTTGGCGGAGCTTCTGGCTGAGCAGGCAGAAGCGCTGATGGAGGTGGTGCGCCGGCGGTTGCCGCCCGAGCAGGCTCCGGTGGTACAGGTGGCCCTGGAGGAGCGCGAGTTTGAGGTTCGGGTGGTGCCGATGAACGAGGGCATGGCTTTGCTGCTTTTTCGCGATATCACCGCCGAGCGCCAGGCCGAGCGGCTCAAGGCCGAGTTCCTGGCAGCGGTCTCGCACGAGCTCAAAACCCCTCTGGCCACCATTTTGGGCTTCAGCGAACTTTTGCTGTACCACCGCCACACCCCCGAGGAGGCCCGGGAGTTTCTGGAGAACATCCACCACAGCAGCCTGCGGCTTCGCGATATGGTCAACAACCTTCTGGACACCTCCCGGCTGGAAGCGGGCCACTTCAGCCTGAGCTGCCAGCCCACCGATCTTCACGTGGTTCTGCTCCAGACCGCCCGCAGCTTCTCTGGGGTGGCCCGGCTGGGGCAGATCGATTTCCGCTGGGAGCTGGAGCCGCTGCCCATCCTCGAGGTCGACCCTGAGCGGGTGGCCCAGGTGGTGGGCAACCTGCTATCCAACGCCTTCAAGTTTTGCCCCAGGGGAGGAACCATCTGGCTGCGGGCCCGGGCCCATAGCGGCGTGCTGATTGAGGTCGAGGACACGGGCCCGGGGATTCCCCTGGAGGAGCAAGGCCAGCTATTTCGCCGCTTTGGCCGCACCCCCAGCGCTGTTGCCCGGGGGGTTGCGGGCACGGGGCTCGGCCTTTACATCTCCAGGGCCATCGTGGAGGCCCACCACGGGCGTATCTGGCTGGAGTCGGAGGAGGGCCGGGGGGCTAAGTTCAGCGTGTGGCTGCCGCTTTGA
- a CDS encoding thiamine diphosphokinase, with product MRSFVVLLGGVLTPTPRVWAQVAASRVIAADGGMAHAQTLGLEPELWVGDFDSASPALQQAFAHVPREVHPVDKDQTDGELAVQAALARGAERLVLVGALGGQTDQALAHLLLGIRLAQEGVSVLLTSGLEEAHPLVPGRLRLHLPPGSRLSLLPLGGLGGLSIRGVRWPLEAAQVPLGSTRTLSNLATGSVELELASGYGVLLAYPTVGG from the coding sequence ATGCGCTCATTTGTAGTTCTGCTCGGCGGGGTGCTGACCCCCACCCCCAGGGTTTGGGCCCAGGTAGCCGCCAGCCGGGTGATTGCCGCCGATGGGGGGATGGCCCATGCCCAGACGTTAGGGCTGGAGCCAGAGCTTTGGGTAGGGGATTTCGACTCGGCCAGCCCGGCCTTGCAGCAGGCCTTTGCCCACGTGCCCCGCGAGGTGCACCCGGTGGACAAGGACCAGACCGATGGTGAGCTGGCGGTGCAGGCGGCGCTGGCCCGGGGGGCCGAGCGGCTGGTGCTGGTGGGGGCCTTGGGGGGTCAGACCGACCAGGCCCTGGCCCATCTCTTGCTCGGCATTCGGCTGGCGCAGGAGGGGGTGTCCGTGCTGCTCACCTCGGGTTTGGAGGAGGCCCACCCCCTGGTGCCGGGCAGGCTGCGCCTCCACCTGCCGCCTGGCAGCCGGTTGAGTTTACTGCCGCTCGGGGGGCTGGGCGGCCTTTCCATCCGGGGGGTGCGCTGGCCCCTGGAAGCGGCGCAGGTGCCCCTGGGCAGCACCCGCACCCTCTCCAACCTGGCCACCGGTTCGGTGGAGCTCGAGCTCGCCTCGGGCTATGGGGTGCTGCTGGCCTACCCTACGGTTGGCGGGTGA
- the ccmA gene encoding heme ABC exporter ATP-binding protein CcmA has protein sequence MLIEAQGVSKRYGRDWVLRRLDFHLAPREVVALTGPNGAGKTTLLRLLAGLVRPTQGEIEVRGRVGFLSHPPAFYRHFSGQENLVYALRLAGQRVNLAEVQAALQQVGLPPHKPVHSYSSGMRKRLALARLWLQNPDIWLLDEPETALDAEGQALLEGLVASARARGGVVLATHDPAWLDRADRVVAL, from the coding sequence ATGCTCATCGAGGCACAGGGGGTCTCCAAGCGCTACGGGCGGGACTGGGTCCTGCGCCGGCTGGACTTCCACCTGGCCCCTCGCGAGGTGGTGGCCCTGACCGGGCCCAATGGGGCAGGCAAGACCACCCTTCTGCGGCTGCTGGCTGGGCTGGTGCGCCCCACCCAGGGCGAGATTGAAGTGCGGGGACGGGTGGGGTTCCTGAGCCATCCCCCGGCCTTCTACCGGCACTTCAGTGGCCAGGAAAACCTGGTCTACGCCCTCCGGCTGGCCGGACAGCGGGTGAACCTGGCCGAGGTGCAAGCGGCCCTGCAGCAGGTCGGCCTCCCCCCCCATAAACCGGTGCACAGCTACAGCAGCGGCATGCGCAAGCGGCTGGCCCTGGCCCGGCTTTGGCTGCAAAACCCCGATATATGGCTGCTGGACGAACCCGAGACCGCCCTGGACGCCGAGGGGCAGGCCCTGCTGGAAGGGCTGGTGGCCTCGGCCCGGGCCCGGGGCGGGGTGGTCCTCGCCACCCACGACCCCGCCTGGCTGGACCGGGCCGACCGGGTGGTGGCGCTGTAG
- a CDS encoding arsenate reductase ArsC, with translation MRILVLCTHNSARSQMAEGWLRHWARAQGLEAEVFSAGTEKTFVKPEAVEVMAEVGIDLRGHTSKTLYELPDPWNFDIVLTVCDTAAEQCPSYPAKTRRLHVAFPDPTGKGLAEWRRVRDALGQVSAHLVRALREGRVPSEEELAGALGRVG, from the coding sequence GTGCGCATCCTGGTGCTTTGTACCCACAACTCGGCCCGCAGCCAGATGGCCGAGGGGTGGCTGCGCCACTGGGCCCGGGCCCAGGGTTTGGAGGCAGAGGTTTTTTCGGCAGGGACCGAGAAAACCTTTGTGAAGCCGGAGGCCGTCGAGGTGATGGCCGAGGTGGGCATCGACCTGCGCGGCCATACCTCCAAAACCCTCTACGAGCTGCCCGACCCTTGGAACTTCGACATAGTCCTCACGGTCTGCGACACGGCCGCAGAGCAGTGCCCATCGTACCCGGCCAAAACGCGAAGGCTTCACGTTGCCTTCCCCGACCCCACGGGCAAGGGGCTGGCCGAGTGGCGCCGGGTGCGGGACGCTTTGGGGCAGGTAAGCGCTCATCTGGTGCGGGCCCTGCGGGAAGGGCGGGTGCCCAGCGAGGAGGAGCTGGCGGGCGCGCTAGGCAGGGTGGGCTAG